A DNA window from Bos indicus x Bos taurus breed Angus x Brahman F1 hybrid chromosome 16, Bos_hybrid_MaternalHap_v2.0, whole genome shotgun sequence contains the following coding sequences:
- the SELE gene encoding E-selectin — protein MIVSQYLSALTFVLLLFKESRTWSYHASTEMMTFEEARDYCQKTYTALVAIQNQEEIEYLNSTFSYSPSYYWIGIRKINGTWTWIGTNKSLTKEATNWAPGEPNNKQSDEDCVEIYIKREKDSGKWNDEKCTKQKLALCYKAACNPTPCGSHGECVETINNYTCQCHPGFKGLKCEQVVTCPAQKHPEHGHLVCNPLGKFTYNSSCSISCAEGYLPSSTEATRCMSSGEWSTPLPKCNVVKCDALSNLDNGVVNCSPNHGSLPWNTTCTFECQEGYKLTGPQHLQCTSSGIWDNKQPTCKAVSCAAISHPQNGTVNCSHSVVGDFAFKSSCHFTCAEGFTLQGPTQVECTAQGQWTQRVPVCEVVRCSRLDVSGKLNMNCSGEPVLGTECTFACPERWTLNGSVVLTCGATGHWSGMLPTCEAPTVSQTPLAVGLSTAGVSLVTIPSFLFWLLKRLQKKAKKFSPASSCSSLKSNGCYSTPSKLI, from the exons ATGATTGTGTCACAGTATCTCTCTGCTCTCACTTTTG TGCTTCTCCTGTTTAAAGAAAGTAGAACCTGGTCTTACCATGCATCCACGGAAATGATGACTTTTGAGGAGGCCAGAGATTATTGCCAGAAAACTTACACAGCTCTAGTTGCAATTCAAAACCAGGAAGAGATTGAATACCTGAACTCCACATTCAGCTATTCACCAAGTTACTACTGGATTGGAATCAGAAAGATCAACGGTACATGGACCTGGATAGGGACCAATAAGTCCTTGACCAAAGAAGCCACAAACTGGGCTCCAGGTGAACCAAACAATAAGCAAAGTGATGAGGACTGTGTAGAGATCTatattaagagagaaaaagactCAGGCAAGTGGAATGATGAGAAATGCACCAAACAGAAACTCGCCTTGTGTTACAAAG CTGCCTGTAACCCCACACCCTGCGGCAGCCATGGTGAATGTGTAGAGACCATCAACAACTACACTTGTCAGTGCCACCCTGGCTTCAAGGGCCTCAAATGTGAGCAAG ttgtgACCTGTCCAGCACAGAAACATCCTGAGCATGGACATCTGGTTTGCAACCCTTTGGGGAAATTCACCTACAACTCTTCCTGCTCCATCAGCTGTGCAGAGGGCTACCTCCCAAGCAGCACAGAGGCCACTCGGTGCATGTCCTCTGGAGAATGGAGCACTCCTCTCCCAAAATGCAATG TGGTTAAGTGTGATGCTTTGTCAAATCTGGACAATGGAGTGGTAAACTGTTCCCCAAACCATGGAAGCCTCCCATGGAACACCACCTGTACGTTTGAGTGTCAGGAAGGATATAAACTCACTGGACCCCAGCACCTACAGTGTACCTCCTCTGGGATTTGGGACAACAAGCAGCCAACATGTAAAG CTGTAAGCTGTGCAGCCATCAGCCATCCTCAGAACGGCACTGTGAACTGTAGCCACTCCGTGGTTGGAGACTTTGCCTTCAAGTCATCCTGCCACTTCACCTGTGCAGAGGGCTTCACGTTGCAGGGGCCAACCCAGGTTGAATGCACTGCCCAGGGACAATGGACACAGCGGGTCCCAGTTTGTGAAG TGGTACGATGTTCACGTTTGGACGTTTCTGGAAAGCTCAACATGAACTGCAGTGGGGAGCCCGTGCTTGGCACTGAGTGTACGTTTGCATGTCCTGAAAGATGGACGCTCAATGGCTCTGTAGTGCTGACCTGCGGTGCTACAGGACACTGGTCTGGGATGCTGCCAACCTGTGAAG CTCCCACTGTGTCCCAAACTCCCTTGGCAGTTGGACTTTCTACTGCTGGAGTCTCCCTTGTGACAATACCATCATTTCTCTTCTGGCTTCTGAAACGCCTTCAGAAGAAAG CAAAAAAATTTTCTCCTGCCAG CAGCTGCTCAAGCCTGAAATCCAATGGATGCTACTCAACACCTTCCAAGTTAATTTAA